The following are from one region of the Salvia hispanica cultivar TCC Black 2014 chromosome 1, UniMelb_Shisp_WGS_1.0, whole genome shotgun sequence genome:
- the LOC125220932 gene encoding disease resistance RPP13-like protein 4 translates to MSTDGNPSTENVQPPRQTSPVKLSGWKRARNLLGLKGRTTKQPTESESQSPPQPPTPPDPSPRLRELIQGDLREMRKEAKNLNSYNKRLNDDLKTLESVFQDIKGGGDETLRNKSLEETLKKFRNELMKVKLTIPSNIGAHKGKQLKEQFIKDRISGEKPKKIPVLHRSPLFEMSKEFKDFEDCYYKLGERLKLCLLCLSIFPQGAIIKKRLMLQWWVVEGFAEDEEVAEDYLKELMDKGFLIEAAPGDNSCRLHPFHRSVLVELAERARVFNFGKEGGPTQSFKQTFQACLSGSGLISYDDFKKKHDDSKIKNDDRKADEPIKVVNDLIGELKNLHLLMNVDEHILEFIDEWFEKMKNLNILYLGRWKAMMAHHIEVEDPKFFKKLGSLKYVKYFSLQGVSNIIELHNSILELTNLEVLDLRACANLEKIPERIEKLKKLKQLDMSECYLLAKMPKGLSSLKYLKVLKGFFVTEDKKGDDNKGCKIGDLHELKCLEKLCIYTDWKRFPMDKHVAEMEKLEPLKKLTITWGVGTNTGGDDNPGEEGEKEGKAKLPPKLEKLDLKCFPRKETPNWLMVKNLKNLKSLYIRGGKFRDLGQYQRFDDGGVTEEWEVERLRLKYLGEIEMEWRQLQELFPKLEYLEKVRCPSLTLFPCDAKGVWNRRDDTGPPAQEPEKKDTSNGQAEPAKGEAAAGPEPKEDGQKSQRPCCPVCC, encoded by the exons ATGTCGACCGATGGCAATCCAAGCACCGAAAACGTCCAACCACCTCGTCAAACTTCCCCCGTGAAATTGTCAGGGTGGAAGAGAGCACGCAACTTGCTCGGGTTAAAAGGCCGGACTACAAAGCAGCCAACGGAATCAGAATCGCAATCGCCACCTCAGCCTCCAACTCCACCTGACCCCAGCCCACGCCTTCGCGAGTTGATCCAAGGCGACCTGAGAGAAATGCGCAAGGAGGCCAAGAATCTCAACAGTTACAACAAACGCCTCAACGATGATCTCAAAACACTCGAAAGTGTTTTTCAAGATATCAAGGGGGGTGGGGATGAAACCCTCAGAAACAAGAGTTTGGAAGAAACCCTAAAAAAGTTCAGAAATGAACTGATGAAGGTGAAGCTCACCATTCCTTCCAACATCGGAGCACACAAAGGCAAGCAGTTAAAAGAGCAGTTCATCAAGGATCGAATCTCCGGGGAGAAGCCCAAGAAGATACCCGTGCTGCACAGGAGTCCTCTCTTCGAGATGAGCAAGGAGTTCAAAGACTTCGAGGACTGCTACTACAAGCTCGGGGAACGCCTCAAGCTATGCTTGCTTTGTCTGTCCATTTTCCCGCAGGGTGCCATCATCAAGAAGAGGCTGATGCTGCAATGGTGGGTCGTTGAGGGCTTCGCCGAGGACGAGGAGGTCGCCGAGGACTACTTGAAAGAATTGATGGACAAGGGCTTCCTTATCGAGGCCGCCCCCGGTGACAACAGCTGCAG GCTCCACCCATTCCATCGATCGGTACTGGTGGAGCTAGCCGAGAGGGCCAGGGTATTCAACTTCGGCAAAGAAGGCGGTCCGACACAGAGCTTCAAGCAAACCTTCCAAGCGTGCTTGAGCGGGTCGGGGCTGATCTCGTACGACGATTTCAAGAAGAAGCACGACGATTCCAAGATAAAGAACGATGACAGGAAGGCGGATGAACCAATCAAAGTGGTGAACGACCTAATCGGAGAGCTGAAAAATCTCCACCTCCTCATGAATGTGGACGAGCACATCCTTGAATTCATAGATGAGTGGTttgagaagatgaagaatctCAACATCTTGTATCTCGGGAGATGGAAGGCCATGATGGCCCACCACATCGAGGTGGAGGATCCCAAGTTCTTCAAGAAGCTCGGGAGCTTGAAGTACGTCAAGTATTTTAGCCTCCAAGGCGTCTCCAACATCATCGAGCTCCACAACTCCATCCTCGAGCTCACGAACCTCGAGGTGCTCGACCTCAGGGCTTGCGCGAATCTCGAGAAGATCCCGGAGAGGATCGAGAAGCTAAAGAAGCTGAAGCAGTTGGACATGTCTGAATGCTACTTGCTAGCCAAAATGCCGAAAGGCCTGTCGTCCCTCAAATACCTCAAAGTGCTCAAGGGCTTCTTCGTCACCGAAGACAAAAAAGGAGACGACAACAAAGGCTGCAAGATTGGAGATTTGCATGAACTGAAGTGTCTCGAAAAGCTTTGCATCTACACAGACTGGAAGCGTTTCCCCATGGATAAGCATGTCGCGGAGATGGAGAAGCTGGAGCCTCTCAAGAAGCTGACCATCACTTGGGGAGTTGGTACCAACACCGGCGGGGATGATAATCCTGGAGAAGAGGGAGAAAAGGAGGGTAAGGCCAAGCTTCCGCCGAAACTGGAGAAGCTGGACCTCAAGTGCTTCCCGAGGAAAGAGACGCCGAATTGGCTGATGGTGAAGAATTTGAAGAATCTGAAGAGTCTGTACATAAGAGGGGGGAAGTTTCGTGATCTCGGGCAGTATCAACGCTTCGATGATGGTGGTGTGACGGAAGAGTGGGAGGTGGAGAGGCTGCGGCTCAAGTATTTGGGGGAGATAGAGATGGAATGGAGGCAGCTTCAAGAATTGTTTCCAAAGTTGGAGTATTTGGAGAAGGTGAGATGCCCAAGTCTTACCTTGTTCCCTTGTGATGCAAAGGGGGTGTGGAACAGGAGAGATGATACGGGACCACCGGCCCAAGAGCCAGAGAAAAAGGACACGAGCAACGGCCAAGCTGAGCCTGCGAAGGGAGAGGCGGCTGCAGGACCCGAGCCTAAAGAAGATGGGCAGAAGTCGCAGCGTCCTTGTTGCCCCGTCTGTTGTTAG
- the LOC125220941 gene encoding uncharacterized aarF domain-containing protein kinase 2-like isoform X1, producing the protein MLPSLINRQKMLVLLRALFNKPSFAPHFSLCQVGVAGKASPSLRTCQSGIYAQGSADGVPVRASIYCSRYRLYLHYLFPSRRRAWDETGKGFRNGYSRGYSASPACNSVAYHTRVIWKSLAQQSVRNAQTRLSIEKIAQAVSLGFSYSYMVVPSMFALACGTHLAWAEAPPSTQFVYDPKNRLYMQAQDSRMYVTGLIFSIFEGLFMLIRAFYLGILFTPSIAMAPFADSFGPRFRKLWLHAVHQTLEKAGPAFIKWGQWAATRPDLFPEDLCTELSKLHMKAPEHSFAYTRKTIERAFGRKINEIFDDFEEEPVASGSIAQVHRASVRSRYPGRLNKPILVAVKVRHPGVGESIKRDFAIINVVAKISGLIPGLTWLRLDESVQQFAVFMMSQVDLAREAAHLSRFIYNFRRWKDVSFPRPVYPLVHPAVLVESFEHGESVTHYVDDHQGDERIKRSLAHIGTHALLKMLLVDNFVHADMHPGNILVRVAQSDSSRKKLFKAKPHVIFLDVGMTAELSKSDQINLLAFFKAVATRDGRTAAESTLRLSRKQRCPDPESFIQEVKESFDFWGTPEGDLVHPADCMHQLLEKVRRHRVNIDGNVCTVMVTLLVLEGWQRKLDPGYDVMHTLQTLLLKSDWAESLSYTIEGLMAP; encoded by the exons ATGCTTCCATCCTTGATTAATCGTCAGAAGATGCTCGTCCTCCTGCGCGCGTTATTCAATAAGCCTTCCTTCGCCCCACATTTTTCGCTATGTCAAG TGGGTGTAGCCGGGAAAGCATCACCGTCTCTCCGGACATGTCAATCAGGCATCTATGCACAGGGGTCGGCCGATGGAGTACCTGTCCGAGCCAGTATATATTGTTCTCGATACAGATTGTACTTGCATTACTTGTTTCCAAGCAGGAGACGTGCTTGGGATGAAACCGGAAAAGGTTTTCGTAATGGTTACTCACGGGGATATTCTGCAAGTCCTGCTTGTAACTCCGTAGCTTATCATACCCGGGTTATTTGGAAGAGCTTGGCACAACAGTCTGTACGAAATGCCCAAACTCGTCTCTCCATAGAGAAGATTGCTCAGGCTGTTAGCTTAGGCTTCAGCTATTCTTACATGGTTGTTCCTAGTATGTTTGCTCTCGCGTGTGGGACCCATTTAGCATGGGCGGAAGCTCCACCAAGCACACAATTCGTCTATGATCCCAAGAATAGGTTGTACATGCAAGCTCAAGACAGCCGCATGTATGTGACAGGATTGATATTCTCCATATTTGAAGGACTTTTCATGTTGATTAGAGCTTTTTATTTGGGTATTCTGTTTACTCCAAGCATCGCCATGGCGCCATTTGCAGATAGTTTTGGGCCGCGTTTCAGGAAATTATGGCTTCATGCTGTGCATCAAACTCTAGAAAAAGCTGGTCCAGCGTTTATTAAATGGGGCCAGTGGGCAGCCACACGGCCTGATCTATTTCCTGAAGACTTGTGCACTGAACTGTCAAAGCTTCACATGAAAGCACCTGAACACAGTTTTGCCTATACAAGAAAGACAATCGAGAGAGCTTTTGGTCGTAAGATCAATGaaatttttgatgattttgaggaaGAGCCAGTTGCATCAGGGAGTATTGCTCAAGTGCATCGAGCTTCAGTGAGATCCCGATACCCTGGTCGTTTGAATAAACCAATTCTAGTTGCTGTTAAGGTGAGGCATCCGGGAGTGGGGGAATCCATAAAAAGGGATTTTGCGATAATTAATGTTGTAGCAAAGATTTCAGGGCTTATTCCTGGACTTACTTGGTTGAGATTGGATGAAAGTGTCCAACAGTTTGCAGTATTCATGATGTCTCAAGTTGATCTTGCTCGAGAAGCTGCTCACTTGAGCCGCTTCATATACAATTTTCGAAGGTGGAAGGATGTTTCCTTCCCCAGACCTGTATATCCTCTGGTACATCCAGCTGTTTTGGTAGAATCTTTTGAACACGGAGAAAGTGTTACACACTATGTTGACGATCACCAGGGAGATGAACGGATCAAAAGATCTCTTGCTCACATTGGAACCCATGCACTATTGAAAATGCTCCTG GTTGACAACTTTGTTCATGCTGACATGCATCCTGGAAACATTCTTGTTCGTGTTGCTCAGAGCGACTCGTCTCGTAAAAAGCTCTTTAAAGCGAAGCCTCATGTTATTTTCCTTGACGTGGGCATGACTGCTGAGCTTTCTAAGAGTGACCAGATTAATTTACTGGCGTTCTTTAAAGCTGTTGCTACTAGAGATGGTCGTACTGCAGCAGAGAGCACATTAAGACTATCAAGGAAACAGAGATGCCCAGATCCAGAGTCCTTCATCCAG GAAGTGaaagaatcatttgatttttgggGTACCCCTGAAGGAGATCTGGTCCATCCTGCTGATTGCATGCACCAACTACTTGAGAAAGTTCGGCGACATAGAGTAAATATTGATGGCAATGTTTGCACAGTGATGGTGACTCTCTTAGTCCTTGAG GGTTGGCAACGGAAGCTTGATCCCGGTTATGATGTGATGCATACACTTCAAACACTTCTCCTCAAATCTGATTGGGCAGAGTCACTTTCTTATACAATAGAAGGGCTAATGGCTCCATGA
- the LOC125220941 gene encoding uncharacterized aarF domain-containing protein kinase 2-like isoform X2: MSRCRRLLTVGVAGKASPSLRTCQSGIYAQGSADGVPVRASIYCSRYRLYLHYLFPSRRRAWDETGKGFRNGYSRGYSASPACNSVAYHTRVIWKSLAQQSVRNAQTRLSIEKIAQAVSLGFSYSYMVVPSMFALACGTHLAWAEAPPSTQFVYDPKNRLYMQAQDSRMYVTGLIFSIFEGLFMLIRAFYLGILFTPSIAMAPFADSFGPRFRKLWLHAVHQTLEKAGPAFIKWGQWAATRPDLFPEDLCTELSKLHMKAPEHSFAYTRKTIERAFGRKINEIFDDFEEEPVASGSIAQVHRASVRSRYPGRLNKPILVAVKVRHPGVGESIKRDFAIINVVAKISGLIPGLTWLRLDESVQQFAVFMMSQVDLAREAAHLSRFIYNFRRWKDVSFPRPVYPLVHPAVLVESFEHGESVTHYVDDHQGDERIKRSLAHIGTHALLKMLLVDNFVHADMHPGNILVRVAQSDSSRKKLFKAKPHVIFLDVGMTAELSKSDQINLLAFFKAVATRDGRTAAESTLRLSRKQRCPDPESFIQEVKESFDFWGTPEGDLVHPADCMHQLLEKVRRHRVNIDGNVCTVMVTLLVLEGWQRKLDPGYDVMHTLQTLLLKSDWAESLSYTIEGLMAP; the protein is encoded by the exons ATGTCAAG ATGTCGTAGATTGTTGACAGTGGGTGTAGCCGGGAAAGCATCACCGTCTCTCCGGACATGTCAATCAGGCATCTATGCACAGGGGTCGGCCGATGGAGTACCTGTCCGAGCCAGTATATATTGTTCTCGATACAGATTGTACTTGCATTACTTGTTTCCAAGCAGGAGACGTGCTTGGGATGAAACCGGAAAAGGTTTTCGTAATGGTTACTCACGGGGATATTCTGCAAGTCCTGCTTGTAACTCCGTAGCTTATCATACCCGGGTTATTTGGAAGAGCTTGGCACAACAGTCTGTACGAAATGCCCAAACTCGTCTCTCCATAGAGAAGATTGCTCAGGCTGTTAGCTTAGGCTTCAGCTATTCTTACATGGTTGTTCCTAGTATGTTTGCTCTCGCGTGTGGGACCCATTTAGCATGGGCGGAAGCTCCACCAAGCACACAATTCGTCTATGATCCCAAGAATAGGTTGTACATGCAAGCTCAAGACAGCCGCATGTATGTGACAGGATTGATATTCTCCATATTTGAAGGACTTTTCATGTTGATTAGAGCTTTTTATTTGGGTATTCTGTTTACTCCAAGCATCGCCATGGCGCCATTTGCAGATAGTTTTGGGCCGCGTTTCAGGAAATTATGGCTTCATGCTGTGCATCAAACTCTAGAAAAAGCTGGTCCAGCGTTTATTAAATGGGGCCAGTGGGCAGCCACACGGCCTGATCTATTTCCTGAAGACTTGTGCACTGAACTGTCAAAGCTTCACATGAAAGCACCTGAACACAGTTTTGCCTATACAAGAAAGACAATCGAGAGAGCTTTTGGTCGTAAGATCAATGaaatttttgatgattttgaggaaGAGCCAGTTGCATCAGGGAGTATTGCTCAAGTGCATCGAGCTTCAGTGAGATCCCGATACCCTGGTCGTTTGAATAAACCAATTCTAGTTGCTGTTAAGGTGAGGCATCCGGGAGTGGGGGAATCCATAAAAAGGGATTTTGCGATAATTAATGTTGTAGCAAAGATTTCAGGGCTTATTCCTGGACTTACTTGGTTGAGATTGGATGAAAGTGTCCAACAGTTTGCAGTATTCATGATGTCTCAAGTTGATCTTGCTCGAGAAGCTGCTCACTTGAGCCGCTTCATATACAATTTTCGAAGGTGGAAGGATGTTTCCTTCCCCAGACCTGTATATCCTCTGGTACATCCAGCTGTTTTGGTAGAATCTTTTGAACACGGAGAAAGTGTTACACACTATGTTGACGATCACCAGGGAGATGAACGGATCAAAAGATCTCTTGCTCACATTGGAACCCATGCACTATTGAAAATGCTCCTG GTTGACAACTTTGTTCATGCTGACATGCATCCTGGAAACATTCTTGTTCGTGTTGCTCAGAGCGACTCGTCTCGTAAAAAGCTCTTTAAAGCGAAGCCTCATGTTATTTTCCTTGACGTGGGCATGACTGCTGAGCTTTCTAAGAGTGACCAGATTAATTTACTGGCGTTCTTTAAAGCTGTTGCTACTAGAGATGGTCGTACTGCAGCAGAGAGCACATTAAGACTATCAAGGAAACAGAGATGCCCAGATCCAGAGTCCTTCATCCAG GAAGTGaaagaatcatttgatttttgggGTACCCCTGAAGGAGATCTGGTCCATCCTGCTGATTGCATGCACCAACTACTTGAGAAAGTTCGGCGACATAGAGTAAATATTGATGGCAATGTTTGCACAGTGATGGTGACTCTCTTAGTCCTTGAG GGTTGGCAACGGAAGCTTGATCCCGGTTATGATGTGATGCATACACTTCAAACACTTCTCCTCAAATCTGATTGGGCAGAGTCACTTTCTTATACAATAGAAGGGCTAATGGCTCCATGA